A part of Lacinutrix sp. 5H-3-7-4 genomic DNA contains:
- a CDS encoding CopD family protein has protein sequence MEYYNYIKSLHLIFVITWFAGLFYIPRLFVYQIEAFHKPSPEKEILGKQLKLMAKRLWTIITWPSAILAVFFAIWLLILIPSWLEQSWMHVKLAFVVLLIIYHIKTHIFYKQLQQDIVKKSSNFMRLWNEGATFILFAVVFLVILKNAFNWVFGVVGILVLGVLLMLGFKLYKRIRNKNPEA, from the coding sequence ATGGAATATTATAATTACATAAAATCACTTCACTTAATATTTGTAATTACTTGGTTTGCAGGATTGTTTTATATACCAAGACTATTTGTATATCAAATTGAAGCATTTCACAAACCTTCACCAGAAAAAGAAATTTTAGGCAAACAATTAAAATTAATGGCAAAAAGATTATGGACAATAATCACTTGGCCATCTGCAATATTAGCCGTTTTTTTTGCAATTTGGTTATTAATTTTAATACCAAGTTGGTTAGAGCAATCGTGGATGCATGTAAAATTAGCGTTTGTAGTTTTATTAATTATTTATCACATAAAAACACATATTTTTTATAAACAATTACAACAAGATATAGTAAAAAAGTCTTCTAACTTTATGCGCTTATGGAATGAAGGCGCAACCTTTATTTTGTTTGCAGTAGTATTTTTGGTAATACTAAAAAATGCGTTTAACTGGGTGTTTGGTGTGGTTGGCATTCTTGTTTTAGGTGTGCTATTAATGTTAGGTTTTAAATTATATAAACGCATTCGAAACAAAAATCCAGAAGCATAA
- a CDS encoding MATE family efflux transporter, translating to MQQKNSEALGKESISKLLVKQAVPASIGILVMSLNILVDTIFVGQWIGSIAIAAINVVLPVSFFIAALGMSIGVGGSSIISRALGANNHEKALKVFGNQITLTLVLTISFVATGLYFVDYLIPLFGGKGNIFDSAKIYYNIILYGVPFLALSMMGNNVIRAIGKPKFAMYAMLFPSVGNIILDYIFIYILDLGMAGAAWATTGSYLLCFLFILWFFFSKHSELKIDLSHFGLDFFIVKEISSLGAVTLARQAMASVSFLLINNALFTLGGETSVTVYAIVGRMLMFALFPVFGITQGFLPIAGYNYGSKQYQRVKESILTAMKYAVGLGFLVFVVLMAFPETIAKLFTFNPEVISQTPMAMRLVFAATPIVAIQLIGSAYFQAIGKALPALLLTLTRQGLIYIPLLYILMPIYGELGVWLAFPISDVLSTIITAYFLNREVKTNLVHENLI from the coding sequence ATGCAACAAAAAAATTCTGAAGCATTAGGCAAAGAGTCTATTAGTAAATTACTTGTAAAACAAGCTGTGCCAGCATCTATTGGGATATTAGTAATGTCTCTAAATATTCTTGTTGATACTATTTTTGTAGGACAATGGATTGGCTCTATTGCTATTGCGGCAATTAATGTTGTGCTTCCCGTATCCTTTTTTATTGCAGCTTTAGGTATGTCTATTGGTGTTGGTGGTTCGTCAATAATTTCAAGAGCATTAGGTGCTAATAATCATGAAAAAGCACTTAAGGTTTTTGGAAACCAAATTACTTTAACCTTAGTACTTACCATAAGTTTTGTCGCGACAGGACTTTATTTTGTAGATTATTTAATTCCTTTATTTGGAGGAAAAGGAAATATTTTCGATTCGGCTAAAATATACTACAATATTATACTTTACGGTGTTCCTTTTTTAGCCTTAAGCATGATGGGAAATAATGTAATTCGTGCCATTGGGAAACCAAAGTTTGCAATGTATGCAATGTTATTTCCTTCGGTAGGAAATATAATTTTAGACTATATTTTTATCTACATACTAGATTTGGGTATGGCTGGAGCAGCTTGGGCAACTACAGGTTCATATTTACTGTGTTTTTTATTTATTCTTTGGTTTTTCTTTTCAAAACATTCAGAATTAAAAATAGACCTATCTCATTTTGGTTTAGATTTTTTTATTGTAAAAGAAATATCAAGTTTAGGCGCTGTAACTTTAGCAAGGCAAGCCATGGCGAGTGTAAGTTTTCTTTTAATTAATAACGCATTATTTACATTAGGAGGCGAAACCTCTGTTACTGTTTATGCAATAGTTGGTAGAATGTTAATGTTTGCTTTATTTCCAGTATTTGGTATTACACAAGGTTTTTTACCAATAGCAGGTTATAATTATGGCTCAAAGCAATACCAACGTGTAAAAGAAAGTATATTAACAGCTATGAAATATGCTGTTGGTTTAGGGTTTTTGGTATTTGTAGTATTAATGGCTTTTCCAGAAACTATAGCTAAATTATTTACTTTTAACCCAGAAGTTATATCACAAACACCAATGGCAATGCGTTTGGTATTTGCGGCAACACCAATAGTAGCTATTCAATTAATAGGCTCAGCATATTTTCAAGCTATAGGCAAAGCTTTACCAGCATTACTATTAACTTTAACTAGGCAAGGTTTAATATATATTCCTTTACTTTATATATTAATGCCAATTTATGGTGAATTAGGTGTATGGTTAGCATTCCCAATTTCAGATGTGCTATCAACAATTATTACTGCGTATTTTTTAAATCGTGAAGTAAAAACTAATTTAGTTCACGAAAATCTCATTTAG
- the hemH gene encoding ferrochelatase, whose amino-acid sequence MKGALLVNLGSPDSPEPKDVKKYLGEFLMDERVIDIPLVARTALVKGIILNTRPKASAAAYKKIWWDEGSPLIVLSERLKDKVQEETSLPVALAMRYGSMTIKKGLQELSDKGCDEVFLIPLYPQFAMATTETILVLAEEIRQAHFPNLKIESFPAFYNNPEYIDVLSNSIKQSLEGKDFEHLLFSYHGVPERHIKKSDITKSHCKIDGSCCATPSKAHEFCYRHQCLEVTRLVAQKLNLEPDTFSTSFQSRLGFDPWLQPYTDRTIERLGKKGIKTMAIATPAFVSDCLETLEEIAMEGEEIFHEMGGKEFTTVPCLNTDKNWVSLLAKWINEWSNTNTIA is encoded by the coding sequence ATGAAAGGAGCATTACTTGTAAATTTAGGATCACCAGATAGTCCAGAACCAAAAGATGTAAAAAAATATCTTGGTGAATTTTTAATGGACGAACGTGTAATTGATATTCCATTAGTAGCCAGAACTGCGTTAGTAAAAGGAATTATTTTAAATACTAGACCAAAAGCATCTGCTGCGGCTTATAAGAAAATCTGGTGGGATGAAGGTTCGCCTTTAATTGTATTGTCTGAAAGATTAAAAGATAAAGTACAAGAAGAAACTAGTTTACCAGTAGCTCTAGCTATGCGTTATGGAAGCATGACTATAAAAAAAGGACTACAGGAGTTAAGCGATAAAGGTTGTGATGAGGTGTTTTTAATACCTTTATATCCACAATTTGCAATGGCAACAACCGAGACTATTTTGGTTTTAGCCGAAGAAATAAGACAAGCACATTTTCCTAATTTAAAAATAGAATCTTTTCCTGCATTTTATAATAATCCAGAATATATTGATGTTTTATCAAACTCTATAAAACAATCTCTAGAAGGTAAAGATTTTGAGCATTTACTATTCTCATATCATGGCGTACCAGAACGTCACATTAAAAAAAGCGATATTACAAAATCACATTGTAAAATTGATGGGTCTTGTTGTGCAACACCAAGTAAAGCACATGAGTTTTGTTATAGACACCAATGTTTAGAAGTTACAAGATTAGTAGCCCAAAAACTAAACCTAGAACCAGATACTTTTTCAACATCGTTTCAATCTCGATTAGGTTTCGATCCATGGTTGCAACCGTATACAGATAGAACTATAGAACGTTTAGGAAAAAAAGGAATTAAAACTATGGCAATTGCAACACCTGCATTTGTTAGTGATTGCTTAGAAACTCTTGAAGAAATTGCCATGGAAGGTGAAGAGATTTTTCATGAAATGGGAGGCAAAGAGTTTACTACAGTACCTTGCTTAAACACAGATAAAAATTGGGTTTCCTTATTAGCAAAATGGATTAATGAATGGTCTAATACCAACACAATTGCTTAA
- a CDS encoding PAS domain-containing sensor histidine kinase produces the protein MKLKKLSLRTRIFIAMILLVLLSSILIGVVVIYQYNEETQDYHRERLIRKEKAIITSLDYVIKQTSFEVITEKVPLIFKSKIYEVAEVHNIQINLYDLEGSLLISSKSDLKPEVATKCIDAEILNNLLNTAEHRVVIKRDDEDATYRSSYNYITDAKFKPLAILNLPYLENDDFLSKELDEFLRRLAYTSLLVMLAAVTLAFFLSKYITKSLKTISDKMQATRLEKRNSKIDVTDNSEEITALVTSYNNMIDELEESAVKLATSEREQAWREMAKQVAHEIKNPLTPMRLSVQSFQRKFDPKDENIFQKVEEYSNTLIQQIDTMSSIASAFSNFAKMPAQKKETLNVVKIVDLALDIFSEDYITFQSEKDEIIATLDRTQLIRVVTNLIKNSIQAMPDGISPQIIVTVIDEEKIVKIMVSDNGIGISEENKLKIFEPKFTTKSSGMGLGLAMVKNIVETYKGTITFVTQKNEGTTFTVTFPKN, from the coding sequence ATGAAACTAAAAAAACTGTCTTTACGAACCAGGATTTTTATAGCCATGATTCTGTTAGTATTATTATCATCAATATTAATAGGTGTAGTTGTAATCTACCAGTATAACGAAGAAACCCAAGATTACCATAGAGAACGATTAATAAGAAAGGAAAAAGCAATAATTACAAGTCTTGATTATGTAATTAAACAAACATCGTTTGAAGTAATAACAGAAAAAGTACCTCTAATTTTTAAATCGAAAATTTACGAAGTAGCAGAGGTTCATAATATTCAAATAAACTTATATGATTTAGAAGGTTCTTTATTAATTTCATCTAAAAGTGATTTAAAACCCGAAGTAGCAACTAAATGTATAGATGCAGAGATTTTAAATAATTTACTAAATACAGCAGAGCATCGTGTGGTAATAAAAAGAGACGATGAAGATGCAACGTATAGATCGTCCTATAACTACATTACAGATGCGAAATTTAAGCCTTTGGCAATATTAAACCTTCCGTATCTAGAAAATGACGATTTTCTTTCAAAAGAGCTCGATGAGTTTTTAAGGCGTTTAGCATATACATCGCTATTGGTAATGCTTGCAGCAGTAACTCTAGCGTTTTTCTTATCTAAATACATTACCAAATCACTTAAAACCATAAGCGATAAAATGCAGGCGACTAGATTAGAAAAGCGAAATTCTAAAATAGACGTTACAGATAATAGTGAAGAGATAACAGCATTGGTAACCTCGTACAATAACATGATTGACGAGTTAGAAGAAAGTGCAGTAAAATTGGCAACAAGCGAAAGAGAACAAGCTTGGCGTGAAATGGCAAAACAAGTAGCACACGAAATTAAAAATCCATTAACTCCAATGCGATTAAGTGTGCAAAGTTTTCAAAGAAAGTTTGATCCTAAAGACGAGAATATTTTTCAAAAAGTTGAGGAGTATTCAAACACATTAATCCAGCAAATAGATACCATGAGCTCTATAGCTTCAGCTTTTTCAAATTTTGCTAAAATGCCAGCGCAAAAAAAAGAAACATTAAATGTTGTAAAAATTGTAGATCTAGCCTTAGATATTTTTAGCGAAGATTACATAACATTTCAGTCTGAAAAAGATGAAATTATAGCAACTTTAGATAGAACACAGTTAATAAGAGTTGTTACCAATTTAATTAAAAACAGCATTCAGGCAATGCCAGATGGTATATCACCGCAAATAATAGTAACCGTTATAGATGAAGAAAAAATTGTTAAAATTATGGTTTCAGATAACGGAATTGGTATTTCTGAAGAAAATAAATTAAAAATCTTTGAACCAAAATTTACCACAAAATCTAGCGGTATGGGATTAGGTTTAGCCATGGTAAAAAATATTGTGGAAACTTACAAAGGAACAATTACCTTTGTAACACAAAAGAACGAAGGCACTACATTTACAGTAACCTTCCCAAAAAATTAA